Genomic DNA from Clostridia bacterium:
GCACGCGGCCATCCTTTCCCTGCGAGCGGCCGGGGCCGTCATGGTCTTGACTATACTTACTTCTACTACTAAGTTCCAGGCGCTGGTCCGCGCCCTTCGGGACCTCAAGGTTCCCTCCTTAATGGTGTCCCTGCTGGAGTTTACGGTGCGCTACATTTTCGTGTTGGCAAGCGAGCTCCAGCGCATGCAGAGGGCGCGCAAGGCCCGCGGGTTTGTGCCCCAAAGCATCTTTCGTCCCCATACTTTCCGGACCCTGGGGCAAACCATCGGCCTGTTGCTATTGCGCTCGTTGGATCGAGCCGAAAGGGTGCACCAGGCCATGCTAGCTCGGAGTTTGGCCGGAAGCAAAGCTACGATGCCAAGATCTGAACTAGCTCCTCGCCCAGGCATGAGTGCTTCTTCGGTTCGGACCGCTGCACCGCTGGCAGCTTGGCAGCTGCTTAGCCGGCAGGACTTGCTCTGTATTCTGGTGGTTACTGGCTTGATATTCTTGTTGGTAGGTTGGGATCGAGGGGGCTTGATGCTGTGAGCGCCGCCATGCCCTCAACCAACCATGCTAAAGCCGACCAAGGCCAGGAAATTGCTATTCAGGTAAGGGACCTACACTACCGTTACCGGGGCGGGCACGAGGCTTTGCGGGGCGTATCCCTGACCATTAAAAAGGGTACTCGGGCCGTCTTCTTAGGCCCCAACGGAGCCGGGAAATCGACTTTGCTCCTACATTTCAACGGCACCTACTTGCCCTCTCAAGGTCAAGTGGAAGTATTCGGCCAGGAGATCAATACCCGCACGGAAAGCTGGGTCAAGAGCCAGGTGGGCTTGGTTTTCCAGGATCCCGACGACCAAGTATTCTGTTCCACCGTAGAAGAGGATATCGCTTTCGGACCCACCAACCTAGGCTGGACTCCTGAGGAGGTACAAAGGCGGGTACAAGAAGTGGTGGCGGCCTTGGGGCTAGAGAAGCTAGCCCCAAGGCCGCCCCACCAGCTGAGTTACGGCGAGAAAAAGCGGGTAGCCATTGCTGGCATCCTGGCCATGCAACCTCAAGTGATAGTCTTTGATGAGCCCACCGCTTTCCTGGATCCAAAGAGCCGGTTGGCTGTCTGGAAGATCATGGACAGCCTAAGCAACCAGGGAAAGACGGTGATCGTGGCTACCCACGACGTTGATTTGGCAGCCGAATGGGCCGAGCAGGTATTCGTGCTCAAGGAAGGGAGGTTGTTGGTAAGCGGAACCCCGGACATCCTTACCGATCGGGAGGTGGTCGAGGCAGCCGATTTATCTTTCCCCACCGTTACTGAGGTGTTCCGCCGGGCCGGGCAGCTAACTGCCAGCGCTCCCCAAGATCACGGGTTGAAAACCATGGGGGCAAAGAACCTCCCCAAAACCATTGCCGAAGCTGCCCAGTTGATTGCCGGCCTCTTGGCCTCGCTGCCATAGGTGCCAGCCAAGGGCTCGCCCGGGCTGAACTTGACAACCTCGTGCTCGTCCCAAGCCGGGCAGAGTTGACGGTGCTCGCCGATGACCAGCGGAACCAAGCGAAGGCCAAGTATCGCCAACGTAAAGAGTAAGGATACCCCGGTGGGGCGGAATGCCAACCTAGGAAGGCTCGGTTAGCGCTACCGGGCCAGCAGCCTAAACCGAATATAATCCGGACTGGTAACCATGGAGGTACCGCCCTTCCCGGGGAGGGAAGTCGCTTGCCCATGGTTTTTTTGTACACAGCCTGTGCGGCTACGATACCCCAGCCGCACAAGCGGAGAACGAAAAAGGCACGTAGGGGGCTGGTCCGGAAGTGACATTAAGGCGACAGCCACGCCCGGGTAACAGCGAAAACGGAGACGGGGCAAACCAGCTACGGACATAAAGGTCCAATTGGTCGGGAAGCTCGCCGGCAGTTGAGGCAGAGCGGAGGAACAGCGGACCGGCCAGCCGAGAGCAGACATATTCTTCTTAAGAGGAGGGCAAGAGAAATGCATATTCCCGATGGTTTTATTGATCCCAAGACCTGGATCTCATCAGCAGCTGTCAGCGCCGGGGTGTTAGGGTATGGGCTGAGAAAAACTAGGGAAAAGCTGGGGGACCGGCAAATCCCTACCATGGGAGTAATGGCCGCCTTCATCTTTGCGGCCCAGATGGTCAACTTCCCCATCATCGGTGGCACTTCCGGCCACCTCATTGGCGCCGTCCTAGCCGCCATAGTCTTAGGGCCATGGGCTGCTTCCATAGTCATGACCACCATTTTAGTGATTCAGTGCCTGGTTTTTCTCGATGGCGGGCTCACCGCCCTGGGAGCCAACGTGCTCAACATGGCCATAATCGCGGTCTTTGGAGGTTATTATACTTACCGGTGGCTAACCCGGCTCATCAAATGGGAGAGATCTTGGTTGCCCGCTACCTTCATCGCTTCCTGGCTCTCGGTACTCTTGGCCGCTAGTGCTTGCGCCCTGGAACTGGCTTGGTCAGGAACTGTTCCCCTGAACGTAGCCCTGGGAGCCATGCTCCTTTGGCACCTTTTCATTGGTTTGGGTGAGGCTATCATTACTACCGCCATCGTCGCCTATTTGGTCAACGCCCGCAAAGAACTGGTTTTGGACCATAGCGCTAAAGTTTGAGCAGGAGCACCGTTTGGTCTTCTTACCAACGACGCCGGCCGAGCTTTCGGGTAACCTGGCCAAAGCCAAAGGTCGACACAGCACCAATCTAGCGCTGAGCGGAGAAGGCGGGTGCCAGGCAGCGCGTTCAATTAACTTCTTTGCGAGAGGTGGTTAAGTTGAAAAGATATATCTGGATTTGGTTGGTGGTGGCTTTAGCCGTGGGCGCACTGCTTTCTCCCTTTGCTTCGCCCAACCCGGACGGGCTGGAGAAAGTAGCTGAAACCCACGGGTTCATCGATAAAGGCGTAAGCTTGATTGCCGCTCCCATCGCCGATTACCTGCTACCAGGAGTAGCGAACGAAAAAATTGCCACGGGATTGGCCGGCATAATCGGGGTACTGATAACCTTTGCAGCTGTATATGCCATCGGCAAGGTGGTGACCAAGCCTAAAGGTTGACGGAAAGGCCGCGGCCCTACCCACGGGGTGGGGTAGGGCCGCAGTCGATTGCACCGCGTCATCTGGCCAGCTAGGGGTGATGAGGCTTAGCAACCGTGCTGGCAGTTGTGGTGGTGGCTGCTGCCACCGTGGTCACAGCTACTCTCCCCAGGCTCTAAGGTTCCTTGAAGATAGGCACGAATGACATCGTCCACCGGCCCGGCTACGCCTAGGACAGTATCAATGTTGTGCTGGCTAAAAAGCTCCTGAGCACGCGGGCCCATACCCCCGGCAATAATGCAGGTGACCCCTAAATTGCTGAGGTACCCGGGCAGGAAACCTGGCTGATGCCCGGGGTTGGGGATTACCGTTTTGCTGATAATATTGCCGTTTTCCACTGTAAACAAGGTATACTCCGGGCAGTGGCCAAAATGCTGGGAAACCAGATTACCCTCCGATGCAACTGCTACTTTCATCCAACTAGCCTCCTCAGAGAAAACATTCATTTCTAGCCGGAGCCTGGCGTATGGGGTAACCCTCAGTGAACATTGTTTTCCAGCGCTTCCACGACCTCGGGCATTTGGCCCTGGTATTTCTCGATTTCCCCCTGGTCGCAGAGGGCAGCCAATTCAGGGTCCAAGGGGAGGCTACCTAGGAAAGGTACCCCGGCGGCCCGGGCCACTTCCTGGGCACGGGAAGGTCCAAATACGTGCAGTACCTCTCCACAGTGGGGGCAAGTAATGTAGCTCATGTTCTCCACCAAGCCTAAAATGGAGACCCCCATGGCCTCTGCCATCTTCATGGCCTTCTTGACCACCATCACCGCCAGCTCCTGGGGTGAAGAGACAATGACCACGCTGTCCAACGGCAGAGACTGCATTACCGTCAAGGGAGCATCCCCCGTGCCCGGGGGTAAGTCCACCAGCAGGTAATCCAATGGACCCCAAACCACATCGGTCCAAAATTGTTTTACGGCACTAGCAATCAGCGGTCCCCGCCAAATCACCGGGTCATCCTCGCGGGGCAGGAGCAGGTTTAAAGACATGATCTCGATGCCGCTCTTGCTCTTTACCGGAAGCAGGCCAAATTCAAAGGATTCGGGCCGGTCCTTGATCCCGAATATCTTGGGAATGCTAGGGCCAGTTATGTCGGCATCCAGCACCCCTACCTTGTAACCCTTACGGGCTAGGCTCACGGCGACAAGGGAGGTGACCGAGGATTTGCCTACCCCACCCTTGCCGCTCATGATGGCCACCACGTGGTGAATATCATTCATCTGGTTCTGGGGTAGTTTGCCCGGAGCTGCTTCTTGACTAGCCTGGTTATGGTCGGCCGCTTTGACCGAGCAGCCGCTTTCTCCACAAGTGTTGGAGTCGCAGCTGGTAGCGCTGCAAGCCGTGTTATTACCGTTGTCCGCCATTTCCTAGTCCCCTTTACGCCATCTGGTATTGGCAGAGCAGTACTAGTCTGTCCGTACCGTGCCTCTACTACTATAGCCAAGCTAATGAACATATGTCAAGATACAATAAACGGGCAAGCAGATGTCCCCGCTCAGGCCAAAAGCCGAGCTTGAACCTCCGCCCACATGGCCTTAATCTGGCGGGAAACCTCCCGATCTTGGTAGTCCTTATGAACTACCACCGGCTGGCCGGCTACCATGGCTTTGACCACTGCCAGATCCACCGCAATCTTCCCGACTACTTCTATCCCTTGCTCGCGGCAGTATGCTTCGATCCGCGCCGTATTTTCCAGGCAGAGATCGTAGCGATTAATACATACTAAAGCCCGCACCCCAAAGTGCCGACAGACGGCTAACACCCGTTCCAGATCGTGTATTCCCGACAGGGTCGGTTCGGTTACTATCAAAGCCATGGAAGCTCCTGAAAGCGATGAGATCACCGGGCAACCAATTCCTGGAGGACCATCGGTGATAATCAGGCTTTTTCCTTGGGCTTCTGCCAGCTCCCTGGCTTTCTGCCTTACTAAAGTAACCAGCTTGCCAGAGTTGGCCTCACCTATGCCCAGCCTTCCGTGCACTAAGGTGCCATAAGGAGTATCGGAGACCATGCACTGCCCGGATATGACTTCTTCCATGCTTATGGTTTCCGTTGGGCAGATGTGATAGCAAACCTGGCACCCTTCGCAAGCAGTAGGATCCACTTTAAAGTCTCTGATGGCTTCGAACCGGCAAAGGGAAACACACAGGCCGCATTGTAAGCAATCTTCTTCCTTGATAACTGCCACTCGCGAAGCCCGGAAAGGCTCCGCCTCCTTCAGCGTGGCCTCCAACAAAAGGTGTAAATTGGCCGCGTCCACGTCGCAGTCAGCCAGTACTGCTCCGGAGTTAAGCGCCGCCAGCGAGCCAACCATGGAAGTCTTTCCGGTTCCGCCTTTACCGCTTATGACTACCAGCTCTCTCACCTTTCCCACCCTGCTTTACCACCTTCTCATACAAGGCCACGAATTGGGATTCCCAGGCCCGGTTATGGAGGACTATAGCCTCTCCCCGAGCATAAAAACGGGCCAGCTCCTGGTCCCAGGGTATGCGCATTAGGATCGGCAGATCTTGCTCGTGGCAATAATGTTCCACTCGCTCATCTCCCAGGTCAGCTCGGTTAATCACTACTCCACAGGGAACAGCGAGCCTGCGGAGCATCTCCACCGCCAGGACTAAATCATTGAAACCAAAGGGCGTGGGCTCGGTAACCAAAATGCAAAAGTCCGCTCCCCTGACGGTTTCGATGACCGGGCAGGAAGTTCCCGGCGGAGCATCCAGAATAGATACCCCGTCCGGCTTCACCTGCTGCTTTACCGCCCGGATTGCCGGGACTGCCATGGCCTCCCCTGGGTTGAGCCGGCCCTGGATTAGTTCCAAAGGGTCCCCTCCCTTACTAGACCCAACCGGCGCTCCCTGGTCAACCAACCCCACCTCAAGGACTCCAATCGGCCGCTCAACCTCCTTTATGGCCCCCCGAGGGCAAAAGCGCGCGCAGCCGCCGCACCCGTGGCACAGCTGGTCAAATACCAACACTACCTCCTTGGCCACGGCTATGGCATTGAAAGCGCAAACTTGAGCGCAACGCCCGCAGTAATCGCATTTTTCCCGGTCGACCTCAGGCACCGGGATGGACACGGGCCAAGATTGCCTTACCTTCGGCTTGAGAAAGATGGCGGCGTTGGGTTCTTCTACGTCACAGTCCAATAATTGAATAGGCAACAAAGGCCGGGAGCGCCATAAGGACAGGGCTAGGTTGACAGCCACCGTCGTCTTGCCCGTGCCGCCCTTTCCGCTGGCAACCGCAATTCTCATGGGCTTTCCACTCCGCACCGCAAATAACCATCTGCTCCATCCATGCGTCTTTTGTAGGTAGTTAGGAGCCCAGGGCTCTTTAGTCTGCTTTCTCGGCTCGATACTCAGGCCTTTAGCTGCTGGCCCTGGTCTACTGGACTTTGGTCCCTCGCCCCAGGCCCCTAGCTAACCAGCTCTACTCTCCTTCTTCCTGGCCCTTGGTTTCTTCGGACAGCTCCCCCAGGCGCTTCTCCAAAGCCTTCATCTGCCGGCTTAGTGCCTGCATCTGGTCTTTCAAGAAAGCCTTTTCCTGCTCGGTATCAGGAACGGCACCTGGACCCGCATAGGGACCAGCGTAGGGCGAGTAGGGTCCGTAGGCGGGATACGGTGGATATGCCCAAACCCAGCCTGGCCAGGCACAGCGCAGACCTAAACCACGACCACGGCCTCGACCCATCCCTAGCCCTCGGCCGAACCCAAAACCCCAGCCAGCTACGGGGTTCGCGAAGCCTGGCACCGGATAACCGGAACAATATCCGGCTGCCCTGCCGGTTCTCGGTCCCATTCCCCAAGGACCAGTCCTATCTCCTCTAGGCATATTTATCACCTCCTCCAAAGCCACTTTCTCGTTGGCCACCATCCCGAGCGCTTGGCCCTGCCAGGCAGTTTGCCCAATTGGTCTCGCCTGGTTCAGCTTCGACCGAAGCCGGTCCTGCCCCGGCCCCTTTGTGCACCCCCGCCTCCAGAGCCCCGGCCACCCATGCCAAAATGGGTACCTACGGTAGATTCCGGAACTGGCCTCAGGCGACGCTCATTAAAGGCCACCGCCGTATCGCGGACTGAGCCATGACTGGCGTTATAAACTTGAATCCCCGCTGAATTCAGCACCGCCATGGCATTAGGACCAATGTTACCGGTGGCCACCGCATTGGCGCCCAGATCCACTACCAACTGGGCAGTTTGGATGCCAGCTCCCCCGCTGGCATTGGCCCCAGGATTGACAATGGCCTCCCAGGACCCAGTATCGAGATCTAGGACGACCAAATAGGCGCACCGGCCAAAGCGGGGATCAACCGGAGATTCAAGTTGACTGCCCTGAGACGTAACCGCTAGTCTCACCGTTTTTGTCCTCCCTTGCTTACCCGGCTGTTAGCCCAAACGGTTCCCAAGCCGGCCAAGATCAAGCCTAGCTTGCACTAGTTATTCTGTTCCTATGCCCAAAACCATTTTATTATGGTAGTGGACATATGTCAATAATGGAATTTAAAAATGTGGAAGGTGATAAAGGTTATAAGCCCATAAAGCTTATAATTACTAGGATTAGCTATAGACAGCGGTTACTAGATGCGGGTTTTGGTAAGCGCTCACGGTTGCCAGCACGCGCGACCGGATGGAGATAGTCTAGAACGTGAACCTGGTTTTGGTGAGTGCTTACGGTTGCCAGCACACCTCAGGTGCGGCGAAACTCTACGTTGCAGCTAACCTGGGCAAAGGTTTGCCGGCGCAGCCAGCTCACTTGGCCATTGCGGGCCAGTTCCTGCACCAGTTTGCGAATCTCCTGGTCGACTCTGGCATCGATTTCCATGAACGGCCACAAGAAATCTCTGAGTTCATTTTGGACCTCCTCTATGCTCTCCTCCCGATTCACATTCCACTCCTGGAATTCAATGGTCGGGTGATACCCCCAAGCATAAAGAAGATGGAAAACATAAAGGGCATCGCGGGAATAGGCAGGCATTTCCTTCCCTACTACCCGGCGCCAAAGCTCCTGGTGGATAGGATCCCGGCGCTCGCTGAAGCTAGCATAATAGATGGCATGCCGGCAGGCCTCCAGCATCTTTCTCAAGGTAGGCACGTCATGGATGGCAGGAGTCAGGGGAGCCAAAACCACATCGAAGCGCTTCCGCCAGCCCAGCTCATCCAGGTCTACCTCTTCCCAAGCCAAGGCCACTGGTTCAATATTACTCACCTGTTCAGCCGCCATTCGCTCCTTAAGAAAATGAAGCATCCTTACCGAAGGGTCAAGGGCCACCACTTGCTTAGCCCGCCGCGCCAACAGCAAGCTGTAATTCCCCGTTCCGCAGCCAATGTCTAGAATCTCAAGCTCATGGGCCGGCCTCAGTCCCTCCTGGTGACCTAGCCAATGGATAATATGGGCAGCCCGCTTTTTACCCTCCTCGCTGGCGGTCCGGCGGGCAAAGTGATCGGCTCGATGATCCCAGTAGGCTACCCCCGAGCGCTCGGGACGCTCAAGGCTAAAAAGGGTACGCGAGCGCTCCGCTTGCCAGGCCCGTTCCCAAAAGCCGGCGTCCATTAAGACATCACCACCAGCCAGCGCTACTTTCCCCACATGGTCTTTTTCTACTAACTGCATCGGCCTCACCCTTCCTACTTGGTGCTAACCCATTGCCGCTTGGTGAAAAGGTCGTGGTCCCCATTTGATCTGATCCCAGCTCAGCGTTCGATGCCAGGTCGAGCTTCTACCCCCTGGTGATAGTAATGTTTAATTTCCAGCATCTCCGTCACCAAGTCGGCCTTAGCCACCACCTCGGGCGGAGCGTACCGGCCAGTAAAGATTATTTCTACCCCATCGGGTTTAGCCTGCATGATTTCTAGCATCTCTTCAGTTGTAAGCAGGTGGAAGTAATGGGCAGTGTTGATTTCATCAAATATCACGATATCATATTCCCCGGAAAGCATTGCTTCCCGGGCTCGCCGCAGGCCTTCCTTAGCCATACGGACATCTTCTTCGGCAGGGGGATTCTTGACATGAATGAAAGTATCTTTGCCGTACTGCTCAATAACTATGTAGGGAGAAACCATGGCCGCCGCCTTAAGCTCGCCGTATTGCTGTCCCTTCATAAACTGCCCAATGTAGGTTTTTAGGCCTCGGCCCATGGCGCGAAAGGCCAGCCCCAATGCAGCCGTAGTTTTCCCCTTGGCGTTACCGGTGTACACCTGGACATAGCCTTTTCCCAAAGGGTTGTCCTTGACCATTGCACCTCCCACCTCACTATCTTTAGTCTCTCCGACTAACCCTTCCCCAACTCCCTAGACCTTCCGTCCCGGCTGCCTGAATCAGTTGGATTCCGGCTTAGGTCCTTTCAATAACAGAAAAACCACGTTAGGTTGTGCCAGCTCCTTACTGGGTGCAAACCTCCGTGGCCTGCTTCAGATACGCATATCATATTCGGCAGCCAATCTTAATCTCCTTCTTAAGTTAGATTTAAAATCGTAACCTTCGTAATTCGGTCCGCTCGTCTTCCTTGCCTTAACCTGCTGACCATATGGACGCTCTTGATCTGTAGTTCCGAAACCTCTCAGACGCTACGGTTTCCAATGTCGGCAGCCCCGCAAAGGTTCCAGCCACTATAATTACTACCACCCAAATGTAAGCTTGAATCAGTTCATCGTTTACCAATTGGGCCCGGGGAATAGGTTACTGGTCTCCGTAGCCAAGCGCCAGGGGTGGGTATGGATAATTAGGGATTGGCCCCGGAGATACCCACCAATAGTTAGGCGGCACGCTTGGGCGTATTCCACGGCCAAGGAAGTGGGCGACGAAAAGGATAAAAGGATGGGAATGCCCACCCGGGCCGCCTTGGTGACCATCTCATAGCTGGCCCGGCCGGTGGTGACAGCAATCAGCTGGTCCAACGGTAAACTCCAAATCAGGGCATGGCCGATGACCTTGTCCAGGGCATTGTGCCGGCCAATATCCTCGTGCAGTACCAACAGCTGGCCGCAGGCATCAAACAGGGCGGCGGCGTGCACTCCACCGCTCCCCCGCTTGACAGTCTGGTGGGTAGCTATTTCCCGGCGTAGGCCGGATAGAACCGCGGGGCGTACCTTGAGGTTGCTTTCCACCCACAGTCGCCGGGATCCCGCCTTTTCCACGCCGCTATCAGCATAGGTAGGCCCCTCCCCGCTTCCGGCCCCATCACCAGCTAGGGAACCATTCCTTGCTCTGAAACCAGCCTCAGCTTCTGCCTCGGGCCCAACCTCAGCTTGGTCCCCGGCGAGCGCCCCAGCCTTAGCCCCAACCTTACCTGAGGCCTCGGTCTCAGCTCCAATCTCCAGCCCTGGCCCAGCAAGAAGTCCAGTGGACGGCCCGCTCTCCCGGGCCCCATCCCCCAGGCCGCCCGGTCCTGACTTAAAGGTCTGGGTGCGCCCGCAGCCAGATCGCAAAAGCAGGGTCTGATAGTCTTCCACAACTTGCTGGCGGCCGGTGACCCGGCGTGCCAGCACCCGCACCCGGTTAGCGTCCTCAGCCAAAGTATCCTCAGCCAGAACATTCGCCTGCTCAGCCCCGAGAGCCGACCCCTGAGTCTCTGCCAAAGTAGCATCGGGGCTGACTTCGGCTGGAGGTTCCCCGCAGTGGTGCACCAACAGAATATCCTGGAAGCCCCCTACTAAACCCTCGCTCACGCAAAACCCTACCGCCAGCTCCTTGTCAGCCCCGGGAAGCCGCATCAAAATCGCTCGGATTTCTCCGTTTAGTTCCAAAGTCAAGGGTTCCTCCACGGGAATGGAAACTGTGGCCTCTTGAGCTCGCCCCAGCTCGATCTTTACTGCTCGGCAATCCACCAAGGTCCGAACCAGCATAAAACCACACCCATAATCTTTGTTTTCATTATACCGTTTTTGTTCCTTGAGGGCTTGCTGCGAGTGTCAGGAAACAGTTACAGATCCCCCGGCTAAGCTCCCGAGCTTCAGAATGGGCTCGCCTGCCATAGGCCTGGGCTCGCTTTTCCCAAGCCGTTCACCAGCCAAAAGTTTCGGGAAAAATCGCAATCCTCAACCTCAGCCACGGCTAGGTATTGCATGTCATAGGTTGGTTAACATAGCAACAAACAA
This window encodes:
- a CDS encoding formate dehydrogenase accessory sulfurtransferase FdhD — translated: MRVLARRVTGRQQVVEDYQTLLLRSGCGRTQTFKSGPGGLGDGARESGPSTGLLAGPGLEIGAETEASGKVGAKAGALAGDQAEVGPEAEAEAGFRARNGSLAGDGAGSGEGPTYADSGVEKAGSRRLWVESNLKVRPAVLSGLRREIATHQTVKRGSGGVHAAALFDACGQLLVLHEDIGRHNALDKVIGHALIWSLPLDQLIAVTTGRASYEMVTKAARVGIPILLSFSSPTSLAVEYAQACRLTIGGYLRGQSLIIHTHPWRLATETSNLFPGPNW
- a CDS encoding class I SAM-dependent methyltransferase gives rise to the protein MQLVEKDHVGKVALAGGDVLMDAGFWERAWQAERSRTLFSLERPERSGVAYWDHRADHFARRTASEEGKKRAAHIIHWLGHQEGLRPAHELEILDIGCGTGNYSLLLARRAKQVVALDPSVRMLHFLKERMAAEQVSNIEPVALAWEEVDLDELGWRKRFDVVLAPLTPAIHDVPTLRKMLEACRHAIYYASFSERRDPIHQELWRRVVGKEMPAYSRDALYVFHLLYAWGYHPTIEFQEWNVNREESIEEVQNELRDFLWPFMEIDARVDQEIRKLVQELARNGQVSWLRRQTFAQVSCNVEFRRT
- a CDS encoding DUF5320 domain-containing protein, which encodes MPRGDRTGPWGMGPRTGRAAGYCSGYPVPGFANPVAGWGFGFGRGLGMGRGRGRGLGLRCAWPGWVWAYPPYPAYGPYSPYAGPYAGPGAVPDTEQEKAFLKDQMQALSRQMKALEKRLGELSEETKGQEEGE
- a CDS encoding PDGLE domain-containing protein; translation: MKRYIWIWLVVALAVGALLSPFASPNPDGLEKVAETHGFIDKGVSLIAAPIADYLLPGVANEKIATGLAGIIGVLITFAAVYAIGKVVTKPKG
- a CDS encoding ATP-binding protein, encoding MRELVVISGKGGTGKTSMVGSLAALNSGAVLADCDVDAANLHLLLEATLKEAEPFRASRVAVIKEEDCLQCGLCVSLCRFEAIRDFKVDPTACEGCQVCYHICPTETISMEEVISGQCMVSDTPYGTLVHGRLGIGEANSGKLVTLVRQKARELAEAQGKSLIITDGPPGIGCPVISSLSGASMALIVTEPTLSGIHDLERVLAVCRHFGVRALVCINRYDLCLENTARIEAYCREQGIEVVGKIAVDLAVVKAMVAGQPVVVHKDYQDREVSRQIKAMWAEVQARLLA
- a CDS encoding energy-coupling factor ABC transporter permease: MHIPDGFIDPKTWISSAAVSAGVLGYGLRKTREKLGDRQIPTMGVMAAFIFAAQMVNFPIIGGTSGHLIGAVLAAIVLGPWAASIVMTTILVIQCLVFLDGGLTALGANVLNMAIIAVFGGYYTYRWLTRLIKWERSWLPATFIASWLSVLLAASACALELAWSGTVPLNVALGAMLLWHLFIGLGEAIITTAIVAYLVNARKELVLDHSAKV
- the cbiQ gene encoding cobalt ECF transporter T component CbiQ, whose amino-acid sequence is MGYPTLDRYAELDSPIHRLDPRVKWVAALALVVTIVTLRSWSSLLTAIVGVVLIAWVSRLPVTYILRRLLLILPFAGVAWLLLPFIEPGAMVLRVSVRGLFSLAITYQGLEHAAILSLRAAGAVMVLTILTSTTKFQALVRALRDLKVPSLMVSLLEFTVRYIFVLASELQRMQRARKARGFVPQSIFRPHTFRTLGQTIGLLLLRSLDRAERVHQAMLARSLAGSKATMPRSELAPRPGMSASSVRTAAPLAAWQLLSRQDLLCILVVTGLIFLLVGWDRGGLML
- a CDS encoding NifB/NifX family molybdenum-iron cluster-binding protein, with the protein product MRLAVTSQGSQLESPVDPRFGRCAYLVVLDLDTGSWEAIVNPGANASGGAGIQTAQLVVDLGANAVATGNIGPNAMAVLNSAGIQVYNASHGSVRDTAVAFNERRLRPVPESTVGTHFGMGGRGSGGGGAQRGRGRTGFGRS
- a CDS encoding cob(I)yrinic acid a,c-diamide adenosyltransferase → MVKDNPLGKGYVQVYTGNAKGKTTAALGLAFRAMGRGLKTYIGQFMKGQQYGELKAAAMVSPYIVIEQYGKDTFIHVKNPPAEEDVRMAKEGLRRAREAMLSGEYDIVIFDEINTAHYFHLLTTEEMLEIMQAKPDGVEIIFTGRYAPPEVVAKADLVTEMLEIKHYYHQGVEARPGIER
- a CDS encoding NifB/NifX family molybdenum-iron cluster-binding protein; its protein translation is MKVAVASEGNLVSQHFGHCPEYTLFTVENGNIISKTVIPNPGHQPGFLPGYLSNLGVTCIIAGGMGPRAQELFSQHNIDTVLGVAGPVDDVIRAYLQGTLEPGESSCDHGGSSHHHNCQHGC
- a CDS encoding ATP-binding protein, whose amino-acid sequence is MRIAVASGKGGTGKTTVAVNLALSLWRSRPLLPIQLLDCDVEEPNAAIFLKPKVRQSWPVSIPVPEVDREKCDYCGRCAQVCAFNAIAVAKEVVLVFDQLCHGCGGCARFCPRGAIKEVERPIGVLEVGLVDQGAPVGSSKGGDPLELIQGRLNPGEAMAVPAIRAVKQQVKPDGVSILDAPPGTSCPVIETVRGADFCILVTEPTPFGFNDLVLAVEMLRRLAVPCGVVINRADLGDERVEHYCHEQDLPILMRIPWDQELARFYARGEAIVLHNRAWESQFVALYEKVVKQGGKGERAGSHKR
- a CDS encoding Mrp/NBP35 family ATP-binding protein, with translation MADNGNNTACSATSCDSNTCGESGCSVKAADHNQASQEAAPGKLPQNQMNDIHHVVAIMSGKGGVGKSSVTSLVAVSLARKGYKVGVLDADITGPSIPKIFGIKDRPESFEFGLLPVKSKSGIEIMSLNLLLPREDDPVIWRGPLIASAVKQFWTDVVWGPLDYLLVDLPPGTGDAPLTVMQSLPLDSVVIVSSPQELAVMVVKKAMKMAEAMGVSILGLVENMSYITCPHCGEVLHVFGPSRAQEVARAAGVPFLGSLPLDPELAALCDQGEIEKYQGQMPEVVEALENNVH
- a CDS encoding ATP-binding cassette domain-containing protein — protein: MPSTNHAKADQGQEIAIQVRDLHYRYRGGHEALRGVSLTIKKGTRAVFLGPNGAGKSTLLLHFNGTYLPSQGQVEVFGQEINTRTESWVKSQVGLVFQDPDDQVFCSTVEEDIAFGPTNLGWTPEEVQRRVQEVVAALGLEKLAPRPPHQLSYGEKKRVAIAGILAMQPQVIVFDEPTAFLDPKSRLAVWKIMDSLSNQGKTVIVATHDVDLAAEWAEQVFVLKEGRLLVSGTPDILTDREVVEAADLSFPTVTEVFRRAGQLTASAPQDHGLKTMGAKNLPKTIAEAAQLIAGLLASLP